The Tepidibacter aestuarii genome contains a region encoding:
- a CDS encoding transporter substrate-binding domain-containing protein, translating to MKKKVICVCIMATFLIALFSNMYLEIQYDINILEYFKKTKDLTKEEKMWLTEHEKIIYGSDNNSPPLRYINEKNGQYSGLIVDYIRALSIELGIEIEYKPLGWWDQSLKSLNNKEVNFLDLIPSEKRGKSYDFSDPIYNLSGVILVHKDENEITNYNGLKGKSVAVPKGDYAVEFLNSKVKNINYILTPNLISAIRYLKEGQAQAVVGDEPVITYLINEMNLKDDYKILENPMYRQDCVFAVPKSEKILLSIINKGIFSLKKKKTMFKIQQKWFGIAAPFARENTSGKISLLILIFISIILLIIYISYSWNNTLKEEVDKRTEELVLSRNRLQTTFDSLTHLMIVVDKDHNIISVNEAFCRFLQLDKDEIIGQNCIEFKDIVYGHGIEYIIENTFYTGKQYNQEFKYKNKIFNISTFPLDDNTNNILNVLIMVKDITKLKLSERKMLQENKMAAIGQLAAGVAHEIRNPLGLIRNYCYILKNNLDDEEKVKKSIDVIEISVQKSSDIIDNLLNFSRISSNEYEKINMRNFITKLIELEKNTLKKNNIDYKIVCSKDIICYANQESLKHIFLNLISNSIDALTNGGLISIELNKKGNMLLIKFSDNGTGISEENLENILNPFFTTKQCGKGTGLGLYIAYNEIQKHGGNITVKSKLGVGTTFYIDIPLREGADEKIK from the coding sequence ATGAAGAAAAAAGTAATATGTGTCTGTATAATGGCAACATTTCTAATAGCTTTATTTTCTAATATGTATTTAGAGATTCAATACGATATAAATATACTTGAGTATTTTAAAAAAACAAAGGACTTAACCAAAGAAGAGAAGATGTGGCTGACTGAACATGAGAAGATTATATATGGTTCAGATAACAATTCGCCACCACTTAGATATATTAATGAAAAGAACGGACAGTATAGTGGACTTATAGTTGATTATATTAGAGCTTTATCTATTGAATTAGGAATAGAGATTGAGTATAAACCATTGGGGTGGTGGGATCAATCATTAAAGAGCTTGAATAACAAAGAAGTAAATTTTTTAGACTTAATTCCTTCTGAAAAAAGAGGAAAATCATATGATTTTTCGGATCCTATATATAATTTAAGTGGTGTTATATTAGTGCATAAAGATGAAAATGAGATTACTAATTACAATGGCTTAAAAGGAAAAAGTGTTGCAGTTCCAAAAGGGGACTATGCAGTAGAATTTTTAAATTCAAAGGTAAAAAATATTAATTATATTTTGACTCCTAACTTGATAAGTGCTATTAGATATCTGAAAGAAGGACAAGCACAAGCTGTTGTAGGAGATGAACCAGTAATAACATATCTTATTAATGAAATGAATTTAAAGGATGATTATAAAATATTAGAAAATCCAATGTATAGACAAGACTGTGTTTTTGCAGTACCAAAATCAGAAAAAATACTTTTATCAATAATTAATAAAGGGATTTTTAGTTTAAAAAAGAAAAAAACAATGTTTAAAATTCAACAGAAATGGTTTGGAATTGCTGCTCCATTTGCTAGAGAGAATACATCAGGTAAGATTAGTTTATTAATTTTAATATTCATAAGTATAATATTATTGATTATTTATATATCTTATTCATGGAACAATACTCTAAAAGAAGAGGTTGATAAGAGAACAGAGGAGTTGGTTCTTAGTAGGAATAGACTTCAAACTACTTTTGATAGCTTAACGCATCTAATGATTGTAGTAGATAAAGATCATAATATAATAAGTGTAAATGAAGCATTTTGTAGGTTTTTACAATTAGATAAGGATGAGATTATAGGTCAAAATTGTATAGAATTTAAAGATATTGTATATGGCCATGGGATAGAATATATAATTGAAAATACTTTTTATACAGGAAAACAATACAATCAGGAATTCAAATATAAAAATAAAATTTTTAATATAAGCACATTTCCACTAGATGATAATACTAATAATATATTAAATGTCTTAATTATGGTAAAAGACATAACTAAGCTTAAATTAAGCGAAAGGAAGATGTTACAGGAAAATAAAATGGCGGCTATAGGGCAGTTGGCAGCAGGGGTTGCACATGAGATCAGAAATCCTTTAGGGTTAATAAGAAACTATTGTTATATCTTGAAAAATAATTTGGATGATGAAGAAAAGGTAAAAAAATCTATAGATGTTATTGAAATATCAGTTCAAAAGTCAAGTGATATTATTGATAACTTATTGAATTTTTCAAGAATTTCAAGCAATGAGTATGAAAAAATCAATATGCGAAATTTTATTACTAAATTAATAGAATTAGAGAAGAATACTCTTAAAAAAAATAATATAGATTATAAAATTGTTTGCAGTAAAGACATTATATGTTATGCAAATCAAGAATCATTAAAACATATTTTTTTAAATTTGATATCAAATTCAATTGATGCTTTGACAAATGGTGGATTAATAAGTATAGAATTGAATAAAAAAGGCAATATGCTATTAATTAAATTCAGTGATAATGGTACAGGAATAAGTGAAGAAAATTTAGAAAATATATTAAATCCATTCTTTACTACAAAGCAGTGTGGAAAAGGAACTGGATTAGGACTGTATATTGCTTATAATGAAATACAAAAACATGGGGGTAATATAACAGTAAAAAGCAAGTTAGGAGTAGGAACTACATTTTATATTGATATACCACTAAGGGAGGGAGCAGATGAAAAAATCAAATAA
- a CDS encoding M48 family metallopeptidase: MEQQSKINVYYLGKTYPLYTKVDSSIKKVNIEWNGKAFICTSPQEGKIDIANALKSFYTKASKKLIEERLKLYQPYFKVKYKSFSIESHQNKWGSCSSKRHITFHWKLVMFPLNAIDYVVVHELCHLIHMNHDRSFWRLVGKVYPKYKEVMDILGTEKTR; encoded by the coding sequence ATGGAACAACAATCTAAAATCAATGTTTACTATTTAGGAAAAACTTATCCTTTATATACAAAAGTAGATTCATCAATAAAAAAGGTTAATATAGAATGGAATGGTAAAGCCTTTATATGTACTAGTCCACAAGAGGGAAAAATAGATATTGCTAATGCGCTCAAATCCTTCTATACAAAAGCCAGTAAAAAATTAATTGAAGAAAGATTAAAACTATACCAGCCATACTTTAAAGTGAAATACAAATCTTTCTCTATAGAAAGCCACCAAAATAAATGGGGAAGCTGTAGTTCAAAGAGGCATATAACTTTCCATTGGAAATTAGTAATGTTTCCTCTAAATGCCATTGACTATGTAGTCGTACATGAGCTCTGTCATCTAATACATATGAATCATGACCGTTCCTTTTGGCGTTTAGTAGGCAAAGTGTATCCAAAATATAAAGAAGTTATGGACATTTTGGGAACAGAAAAAACTAGATAA
- a CDS encoding ferredoxin--NADP reductase yields MSSAVTKRYSIKLINIIKHNNETFSFDFKSSKLKEWSEGDSSKIFISIKGQEVGKKFSYTTLPYESHIRFTTRIRMNRSEYKDQLSKLKIGDTIEITEPQGNFKLLREKRPIVLLSNGVGIAAVRSLIKAYQRNKSNIPIVVQINVDSTGAIYKSEFDELMNKTSHFSSYYTSHRGEFYKRLDHEIQKIVSAYEEDPYLYVVGSDNFVSDIIRHLKDVGFLDCDIITDAHVSSGGSCGCSISGGCGCGANLI; encoded by the coding sequence ATGAGTTCTGCTGTAACAAAAAGATATAGTATAAAATTAATTAATATCATCAAACATAATAATGAAACTTTTAGCTTTGATTTTAAAAGCTCTAAACTAAAAGAGTGGTCTGAAGGAGACAGTTCGAAAATTTTTATAAGTATCAAAGGACAAGAAGTTGGGAAAAAATTTTCTTATACAACTTTACCTTATGAGTCACATATTCGTTTTACAACACGTATTAGAATGAACAGAAGTGAATATAAGGATCAACTTTCTAAGCTAAAAATTGGGGATACAATAGAAATAACTGAACCACAAGGGAATTTTAAGCTGCTTCGAGAAAAGCGTCCTATAGTGCTTCTATCAAATGGTGTTGGTATAGCAGCAGTAAGATCTTTAATTAAGGCATATCAAAGGAACAAGTCCAATATTCCTATAGTTGTTCAAATTAATGTGGATAGCACTGGTGCAATTTATAAATCAGAATTTGATGAATTGATGAATAAAACAAGCCACTTTAGTTCGTATTATACATCACATCGAGGAGAGTTTTATAAACGACTTGATCATGAAATTCAAAAGATAGTATCTGCCTATGAAGAAGATCCTTATCTATATGTTGTAGGAAGTGATAATTTTGTGAGTGATATTATACGACATCTGAAAGATGTAGGGTTTTTAGATTGTGATATTATTACAGATGCTCATGTTTCAAGTGGAGGTTCTTGCGGATGTAGTATTTCTGGAGGTTGTGGATGTGGAGCGAATCTTATTTAA
- the truA gene encoding tRNA pseudouridine(38-40) synthase TruA, with translation MQNYKMMIAYDGRKYTGYNKSKGKLEKSIQGKLELILSKLYEEDVEVISAVSTDAGVHAKGQIVNFTAPNSSLDEKEILDYFEKYLTDDIIILSVETADERFHSRYLMKSLTYEYRLWKKDAPNRPLFERQYVNLMNQTVDVAKIKKAAKYLVGEHDFLAFTTNKKTRKSIKKIVSLDIRETRNEIIITMTANGFLLNMERVIVGTLIQVGLGQLPMNTIEKAFKSKDMNDVGHKASAGSLCLLSVEY, from the coding sequence ATGCAAAACTATAAGATGATGATAGCTTATGATGGTAGAAAATATACGGGGTATAATAAATCAAAAGGTAAATTAGAAAAGAGTATTCAAGGGAAGTTAGAATTAATATTATCAAAGCTTTATGAAGAAGACGTAGAGGTTATTAGTGCAGTTAGTACTGATGCTGGGGTACATGCTAAAGGACAAATTGTTAATTTTACAGCACCAAATAGTAGTTTAGATGAAAAAGAAATCCTTGATTATTTCGAAAAGTATTTAACTGATGATATTATTATATTATCAGTAGAAACTGCTGATGAAAGATTTCATAGTAGATATTTAATGAAAAGTTTAACTTATGAGTATCGTTTATGGAAAAAAGATGCTCCTAATCGTCCTTTGTTTGAGAGACAATATGTTAACTTAATGAATCAAACAGTAGATGTAGCTAAAATTAAAAAAGCTGCAAAGTACCTTGTAGGTGAACATGATTTTTTAGCTTTTACTACTAATAAGAAAACAAGAAAATCAATTAAAAAAATAGTTTCTCTTGATATAAGAGAAACTAGAAATGAAATTATTATTACTATGACAGCAAATGGATTTTTATTAAACATGGAAAGAGTAATAGTAGGTACACTAATTCAAGTGGGTCTTGGTCAATTACCTATGAATACAATTGAGAAAGCTTTTAAATCTAAGGATATGAATGATGTAGGTCATAAAGCTAGTGCAGGATCACTTTGTTTATTAAGTGTTGAATACTAG
- a CDS encoding sigma-54-dependent transcriptional regulator, which yields MKKSNNLPLKILIVDDEIEYRESIQMILDGQGYYIETSESAEEALEKLKKTNFNLVLTDLIMGETDGVQLLNKIKEKYNDIEVILITGYGTVENAVEAMKKGAFTYFVKGHNPEDLIKEIKKVEKMISSKNKKLISEKNSLESILTTNSKKFRKVLNIAKKAANSNVNILLLGESGVGKEVFAKYVHNCSERKNEKFIPVNCHAFSGGLLESELFGHEKGSFTGAVGKRKGRFEVADNGTLFLDEVGDVSLDIQVKLLRILETKKIERLGGNDLIPVNFRLISATNKKLEKEIGKGNFREDFFYRISTIAIEIPPLRERKEDLHMLIDFFFKKSKRELNKEILNIENGVMEFLLSYDYPGNIRELKNIIERLVVLSENGIISKRDLPKSKDVYIDDEVEIIKPLKDMRKEVESEYIAKVLEMCDDNVSEAARNLCISRRQLFNKITEYGLK from the coding sequence ATGAAAAAATCAAATAATTTACCATTAAAAATACTTATAGTAGATGATGAGATTGAGTATAGAGAAAGTATTCAGATGATTTTAGATGGTCAAGGATATTATATTGAAACTTCAGAAAGCGCAGAAGAGGCTTTAGAAAAATTAAAGAAAACTAATTTTAATCTAGTATTAACAGATTTAATAATGGGTGAAACGGATGGAGTGCAGTTATTAAATAAAATTAAAGAAAAATATAATGATATAGAAGTAATATTAATAACCGGATATGGAACTGTTGAAAATGCTGTGGAGGCAATGAAAAAAGGTGCTTTTACATATTTTGTAAAAGGACATAATCCAGAAGATTTAATTAAAGAAATTAAAAAAGTAGAAAAAATGATAAGTTCAAAAAATAAAAAGTTAATAAGTGAAAAAAATAGCTTAGAATCTATTTTAACAACAAATAGTAAAAAATTTAGAAAAGTATTAAACATTGCAAAAAAGGCTGCTAACAGTAATGTAAATATATTGTTGTTAGGGGAATCCGGTGTAGGAAAAGAAGTGTTTGCAAAGTATGTCCATAATTGTAGCGAAAGAAAGAATGAGAAGTTTATACCTGTAAATTGTCATGCATTTTCAGGTGGGCTGCTTGAGTCAGAGCTATTTGGTCATGAAAAAGGTTCTTTCACTGGAGCTGTGGGTAAAAGAAAGGGTAGATTTGAGGTAGCGGATAATGGAACATTGTTTCTGGATGAAGTTGGGGACGTATCCTTAGATATTCAGGTTAAGCTTCTTAGAATTCTTGAAACAAAAAAAATTGAAAGGCTTGGAGGCAATGACTTAATACCAGTAAACTTTAGACTAATATCAGCTACAAATAAGAAGTTAGAAAAAGAAATTGGAAAAGGTAATTTTAGAGAGGATTTCTTCTATAGAATAAGTACCATCGCAATAGAGATACCACCTCTTAGGGAAAGAAAAGAAGATTTACATATGTTGATAGATTTCTTTTTTAAAAAATCTAAAAGAGAATTAAATAAAGAAATCTTAAATATTGAAAACGGAGTAATGGAATTTTTGCTTTCTTATGACTATCCCGGAAATATACGAGAATTAAAGAATATTATTGAGAGGTTGGTGGTTCTGTCCGAAAATGGAATTATATCAAAGAGGGATTTGCCAAAATCAAAAGATGTATATATAGATGATGAAGTGGAGATAATAAAGCCACTAAAGGATATGAGAAAGGAAGTTGAGTCAGAATATATTGCAAAAGTACTTGAAATGTGTGATGATAATGTTTCAGAAGCTGCAAGAAATCTGTGCATAAGTAGGAGACAATTATTTAATAAAATCACAGAATATGGGCTTAAGTAG